A genomic window from Scomber scombrus chromosome 18, fScoSco1.1, whole genome shotgun sequence includes:
- the ier2a gene encoding immediate early response gene 2 protein, whose protein sequence is MEVSAEAKRIMVVALGKLYSSRTQRGGLRLHRSLLLTLVMKSARDIYHAAQVTADSVASECVQQHPSLEMTTTTPVGAHVEPQDPASLVTGQPRTSHRVQEEVVDTPTGRRTGAGNKENLCPTGPSRKRRGKAAAEPDFLPCKKAKLEQGNCHQQLVTSVLIDYVNCGSEMGAPPTPVPLHRAVAAC, encoded by the coding sequence ATGGAGGTCAGCGCAGAGGCCAAGAGGATCATGGTGGTAGCTTTGGGGAAACTGTACAGTTCGCGTACCCAGCGAGGGGGTCTCCGTCTCCACCGGAGCCTCCTGCTGACTCTGGTGATGAAATCCGCCCGGGACATCTACCATGCGGCCCAGGTGACGGCGGATAGTGTTGCCTCGGAATGTGTGCAGCAACACCCCTCTCTCGAGATGACTACAACAACCCCTGTCGGCGCCCATGTGGAGCCCCAGGATCCCGCCTCGCTTGTCACCGGACAGCCTCGGACTTCACACCGGGTCCAGGAGGAGGTCGTGGATACACCCACAGGACGACGCACCGGTGCTGGAAACAAGGAGAATTTGTGCCCGACTGGGCCCTCGAGAAAAAGACGGGGCAAAGCAGCCGCCGAGCCGGACTTTTTACCTTGCAAGAAAGCCAAACTAGAGCAAGGGAACTGCCACCAACAGCTCGTGACCTCCGTGTTGATAGACTATGTGAACTGTGGTAGTGAGATGGGAGCACCCCCGACCCCGGTGCCTCTACACAGAGCCGTTGCAGCGTGTTGA